One genomic window of Salvia miltiorrhiza cultivar Shanhuang (shh) chromosome 4, IMPLAD_Smil_shh, whole genome shotgun sequence includes the following:
- the LOC131023489 gene encoding uncharacterized protein LOC131023489, with product MEVKVSPNCSFTWRSLCWGRELIARGTRWKVGDGRSIRVTKDRWIPGRDIWQEQRAQTEDNNRKVADFITAERQWHVGKLKEVFPDFLVPAICSIDLPVETKSDTFFWGFDEKGRYSVKSGVKGAWKSSIFWDDISPFIHLSLRDLSSVVADRKGDEGLELWFFQLWFVWKSFCDFKHNPSNEKTTVELQDCRLWLDEYKKVRLHTSIPERVLPLEGERRWYPPPPDILRLDVDVAFDNGGQRLGAGFLLRDSRGKIVAASCQRIGFTPTVLLGELHAILLAAGFCLENELGPVVLYSDSLLAIHVLQEESWGSDLREELREALDQARENVVLEFFHARREANRAAHELARLALFVSDVMI from the exons ATGGAGGTGAAGGTCTCCCCGAATTGCTCTTTTACATGGCGTTCCTTATGCTGGGGCAGAGAGCTCATTGCTCGAGGGACGAGATGGAAAGTCGGGGACGGAAGAAGTATCAGAGTCACTAAAGACCGCTGGATCCCGGGAAGAGACATTTGGCAGGAGCAGCGTGCACAAACTGAGGATAACAACAGGAAAGTTGCTGATTTTATCACAGCTGAACGGCAATGGCATGTGGGCAAACTAAAGGAggtttttccagatttcttGGTCCCCGCCATCTGCTCAATTGATTTACCGGTAGAGACGAAGTCAGATACTTTCTTCTGGGGCTTTGATGAGAAGGGACGCTACTCTGTTAAATCAGG GGTTAAAGGGGCCTGGAAGAGCTCTATATTCTGGGATGACATCAGCCCCTTCATACACCTATCTTTGCGCGATCTGAGCAGTGTGGTGGCTGATCGAAAAGGTGATGAGGGTCTCGAGCTTTGGTTTTTCCAGCTGTGGTTTGTGTGGAAAAGCTTTTGTGATTTTAAGCACAACCCATCGAATGAGAAGACTACTGTTGAGCTGCAAGATTGTCGGCTTTGGCTGGACGAGTACAAGAAAGTGAGGCTGCATACCTCTATTCCTGAGCGTGTCTTGCCTCTTGAGGGGGAGCGACGATGGTACCCTCCTCCGCCGGATATTCTACGGCTCGACGTTGATGTTGCTTTCGACAACGGGGGACAGCGGTTGGGAGCAGGTTTTTTGCTTCGCGACTCCAGGGGCAAGATCGTGGCTGCTTCCTGCCAACGGATTGGCTTTACCCCCACGGTGCTTCTCGGTGAGCTTCATGCCATTTTGCTTGCTGCTGGGTTCTGTCTCGAGAATGAACTTGGTCCTGTCGTCCTCTACTCGGACTCTTTGCTCGCCATACATGTACTTCAAGAGGAGTCTTGGGGATCAGACCTCCGCGAGGAGCTTAGGGAGGCACTCGATCAAGCGAGGGAGAACGTTGtccttgagttttttcacgctAGGCGTGAAGCTAATAGAGCTGCTCACGAGCTAGCTCGTTTGGCTCTTTTTGTTTCCGATGTAATGATCTGA